The Virgibacillus phasianinus genome includes a window with the following:
- a CDS encoding DUF1128 domain-containing protein, giving the protein MNLEQPSNENMKVILDELAERLKVANRGLLDHEDYDLKKYDEIKFMYDMVVQKGQLSASETQAFIDELKSVRKA; this is encoded by the coding sequence ATGAATCTTGAACAACCATCCAATGAAAATATGAAAGTTATCCTAGATGAATTGGCAGAGCGATTAAAAGTAGCAAATCGAGGTCTGCTCGATCATGAAGACTACGACCTGAAAAAATATGATGAAATAAAATTCATGTATGATATGGTTGTGCAGAAGGGGCAGCTTAGCGCATCAGAAACACAGGCATTTATTGATGAGCTAAAATCTGTTAGAAAAGCATAA
- the rnc gene encoding ribonuclease III, giving the protein MNVKQLEEKLNITFKDHGILKQAFTHSSYVNEHQGSLFLDYERLEFLGDAVLELGVSQYLYRNNKEMPEGEMTKLRAAIVCEASLENFSRNLEFGDQILLGRGEEQTGGRDRPALLADIFESFLGALYLDQGYEVAIQFLEDFVFPKISTGAFSHAMDYKSQLQELVQQYKNQHIEYKIVDEKGPSHSKEFVTEVYVKNQKAGSGTGRTKKESEQRAAKHALDTFSG; this is encoded by the coding sequence ATGAATGTTAAACAACTTGAAGAGAAACTTAATATTACTTTTAAAGACCATGGCATATTAAAACAGGCATTTACACATTCATCGTATGTGAATGAGCATCAGGGAAGTTTATTTTTGGATTATGAACGATTGGAATTTTTGGGTGACGCAGTATTAGAACTAGGGGTATCTCAATATTTGTATCGGAATAACAAGGAAATGCCTGAAGGGGAAATGACCAAGTTACGTGCTGCAATCGTATGTGAGGCCTCTCTGGAAAACTTTTCGCGCAATCTGGAATTTGGCGATCAAATTTTACTGGGACGCGGTGAAGAACAAACAGGTGGACGAGATCGCCCTGCCTTATTAGCTGATATATTTGAATCATTCCTAGGCGCGTTATATCTGGATCAAGGTTATGAAGTAGCTATTCAATTTCTGGAAGATTTTGTGTTCCCAAAAATTAGTACCGGTGCTTTTTCGCATGCGATGGATTACAAGAGTCAGTTGCAGGAATTGGTGCAACAGTATAAAAATCAGCACATCGAATATAAAATAGTGGACGAAAAAGGCCCATCGCACAGTAAGGAATTTGTCACAGAGGTCTATGTTAAGAATCAAAAAGCTGGTTCAGGAACCGGGCGGACAAAAAAAGAATCCGAGCAACGTGCAGCGAAACATGCTTTGGATACATTTAGCGGATAA
- the acpP gene encoding acyl carrier protein: MADVFDRVKELIVERLEVEESKVTMEASFKDDLDADSLDVVELVMELEDEFDMEIADEEAEKINTVGDAVNYINSIKS, encoded by the coding sequence GTGGCAGACGTATTTGACCGTGTAAAAGAACTTATCGTTGAACGTTTAGAGGTAGAAGAATCCAAAGTTACAATGGAAGCTTCTTTTAAGGACGATTTAGATGCTGATTCACTTGATGTAGTTGAGCTCGTTATGGAACTGGAAGATGAGTTCGATATGGAGATTGCTGATGAAGAAGCTGAAAAGATTAATACAGTTGGTGATGCTGTTAACTACATAAACAGTATAAAGTCCTAA
- the fabG gene encoding 3-oxoacyl-[acyl-carrier-protein] reductase → MLNGKSALVTGASRGIGKAIALELAKQGANVAVNYAGSEAKAQAVVEEIEQLGGKAFKIQANVASESDVKDMIKQVISKFGTLDILVNNAGITKDNLLMRMKEEEFDQVINTNLKGVFLCTKAVTRQMMKQKSGKIINVSSIVGVSGNPGQANYVAAKAGVIGLTKSTAKELASRNIFVNAVAPGFIATEMTDVLTDEQRADMLAMIPLGKLGQAEDVAKVVRFLASEDSNYMTGQTLHIDGGMVMS, encoded by the coding sequence ATGTTGAACGGAAAAAGTGCTTTAGTTACAGGTGCCTCAAGGGGGATAGGTAAAGCAATTGCATTAGAATTAGCTAAACAAGGTGCAAATGTTGCTGTGAATTATGCAGGCAGTGAAGCAAAAGCACAAGCGGTAGTGGAGGAAATAGAGCAATTAGGTGGTAAGGCATTCAAGATTCAAGCGAATGTTGCAAGTGAATCAGATGTCAAAGACATGATTAAACAGGTGATCAGCAAATTTGGAACACTTGACATATTAGTTAACAATGCTGGGATTACCAAGGACAATTTGCTAATGCGTATGAAAGAGGAAGAATTTGATCAGGTTATTAACACTAACCTGAAAGGTGTCTTTCTATGTACCAAAGCTGTTACCCGTCAAATGATGAAACAAAAAAGTGGTAAAATTATTAATGTATCTTCCATTGTCGGTGTGAGTGGTAACCCTGGACAAGCAAACTATGTTGCCGCGAAGGCCGGTGTGATTGGGTTAACAAAATCGACTGCAAAAGAGCTTGCATCAAGAAATATCTTTGTGAATGCTGTTGCACCTGGATTTATTGCAACTGAAATGACGGATGTATTGACTGATGAACAGCGAGCGGATATGCTTGCCATGATTCCACTTGGAAAATTGGGACAAGCGGAAGATGTAGCTAAAGTAGTACGTTTTCTGGCATCTGAAGATTCCAATTACATGACAGGCCAAACACTTCATATTGATGGTGGAATGGTTATGAGTTAA